Below is a genomic region from Trichocoleus sp. FACHB-46.
AAGTGCTCAACTACATCAGCAAAAGGTGTTACCACCTCCCCTGCCGCGATCGCACCCACAATAGGGATACCCTTGGGCTTCAATGGCTTTAAAACCCGCAGCGATCGCGCACAGCCTTGCTTCCAAGTCACATACCCTTTATCCCGAAGTTGAGCCAGCCTTTGTTGAACTGGAGCCGCAGACCTTAACCCCATTGCTACTGTCATCTCTCGGTAGGATGGACAAGTCTGATGCTCTTGAATGTAGGACTCAAGCCACTCCAGAAGTTCTTGCTGTGGTGGAGTTAGAGGAGGATTCATAAAAACGGCACTAATAGATCCCTTGTACTACAGTCTCTCACATGCTTCTAATTTTGAGAGCAGAGCGATCGCTCAACCTATGACACAATCAAAACCTCGTTGACCTCACCTCGATTGTTAGCCTTCGAATTAATCGCTCTTCTAGCAGGAACAGTGTAGACTCGGAAATCGCTATAAAGCTCACGAATAAAAGGACAATCAGAGTTTGAAAGCGTTACCTGAACCCCACGCTCAGCTAAGTTCACAAATAGCTCTCTGAGTCTGATTTGGTCATGCTCGGTAAAACCATTACGGCTATAAGAAGTAAAACTGCTGGTTGGATTGAGCGGATGATAGGGCGGATCGAGGTAGACAAAGTCATTGTCAGCAGCATCTAAGACCGATTCAAAAGGTTGAGCTTTGAGGACCACAGGTTGTAGCGCTGCCGATACCGATCGCAGCAATTCTGCATTGCAAATCAGCGGATTCTTGTAACGACCGAAGGAAGTATTAAATTCTCCTTTGGAGTTTTCGCGCCAGAGACCGTTGAAGCAAACCCGGTTCAAATAGACAAAGCGAGCTGCCCGCTCCAAGTCAGTCGTCCCTGGTTTCGCCCGTACTTGGTGGAAGTAATCACGGCTATGTTTTTGCTGATGTATAGATAAGTGCTCGATAAGCAGCTCCACTTGCTCACGGACACAGTGATAAACATTGATCAGCTCAGGATTGATGTCACTTAACACTGCACGCTTTGGCAGGAGATGAAAGAAGACTGCCCCACCGCCCAGAAATGGCTCATAGTAAGTTTGAAATTTTTGCGGCTGGTAGGGCAAATATTTTGCAATCAGTTGGCCTTTGCCTCCAGCCCACTTCAAAAACGGACGAGGCGGAGTTGTTTCAAGGATCGGCGATCGCATTAGTTACCATTTTTCTCTAGCCATTGCTCAGCTCGTGCATGAGCCCGTTCGATTGCAGCAGGTTCGTCTACGGGGATCTCTCCAAAGCGTTTTTGAGATCGGCATTGTAGCCGCCCGTTCTTGAATACCCACTGGTAAACGATGAAAGCAAAGGTTTTGCTGGGATAGGAACCAGGCGCATAAGTATTGCGAGTATCCCAAATCTCCCACTGCCCCTCAACCTTGCCCTCAGCGCTGGGTTTGCGGTGCTGCTTGCCGCGCTCAATATCCGCGATCGCCTGCGAGGCTTGATCTAGCTGAGACTCCAGCGCTTGGATACGGTCATAGCGATACTTTGCGGCTCTGTAGCGGGCATACTCCACCTTCGTTAAATGGTGACGATTGGTTTTACCGCTGTCATCCTTAGTAGTGCGTTTAGCCGCAAAAAGCTTGGTTGGTGCGTAAAGTCGGTGATACCAGAACTTGGTATAGAACCCTGTCTTCTGTAGCTTTTTGACAACGGTATAGTCTTCAATCCCAGCGCTGGCCCATTCCTTTGGCCATACCATGCCGCCCGCCCGTACCGCTACTGCTTGCTCCGCTTTCAGCTCAATCAGATCAGCTTCTACGTGCCGTCTCTGAATGAGTAGAGCTTGCCGTCGCCGTTCTAATGGAGCACCTTCAATTACCGTGAGTTCAGGCGTTACGGGTTCAACTTTAGGCCAACGACAGTAAGCTCCATCCGCTGGCTGACTGAGCAAACAAGCCCAACCGATACTAGAGAGCAGATACAGTTGACGCAACTCTCCGTAAGGCAATTCCACTGCCTTGGACAGTTCTACTTCAATCTCTAACGGCAATCCGTGCTGAGCTGCTCGTTGGGTTACCGTCCAACCATCGTTATACCAACTCATGATGGTTTGGCGCTGCTGCTCAGTGTTGGTCCAGCCATCACCTGCAATAAAGAGAACCCGCTCAATTGTGAGAGTTCCTTTACTGCTGTCATCTTGCCTGGAAATTTGAATGGCCATCTCGCTCGGCATTCGGTGCTCATGCTCTGGCTGCTGAGTTACTGTCCACCCCTGCGCTTCCCAAGCAGCGATCGCTTGCCGCTGTGCTTCTGTCAAAATTGGTTCTGGGTAATTGAAAATTACAGGCGGTTTTTCAATCTTTTCAATGGCACTGAGTGGCAAACTCGCTTGAATTGCCACCCCGCCTGTTGGGTTATCAAGTTCAACAGATGCCGTGCGCTTTCGGGATTGCCAATCCTCAACTCGCACCTGTCTCACTGTCCCTACATTCCCAAATACATAGCCTTCAGGAGTTTCACCAATCACCCGCACGCGATCGCCTACTTTAATGGGTTCAGCCTGGGCAAATTCCTGCGACTCTAGCAAAAATGGCTCAGCCATCTCCGACTTAGCATTCACAACCTCTAACTGATTGAGGTCAAAGCGCCGAACACAAGTATCTCCTTGCAAGAGCACCCTGACTTCTCCTTGCAACTCAGGTACAACAGAAGCAGGTTGCACCGTTCCTTGGCGATCAAGGTCGTCTTCAAGCCCAATCTCAGCTTTGCAAACTCGCACTAGAGTTCCGGGTGCTGGTTGCTGGGGTGCAGCCGTAATTAGTTGAAAGTTTTTCCTCGCCCACTCATTAACGACTAACCGTCCCCGAAAAATCCCATCTTTGGGGTAGGCACTGTGATAGGAGAGGTCAATTTGGGCGATCGCAGGTAGAACAACTTCGTATTCTGCAATCAATCCGTTAGGGCTTTGAAGGTACTGGCCTTTACACTTCCCTTTGCTAGGTCGCTCAGCAAGGTCACAAGCAGGAACTGAGAAGTAGCTCTGGACTAAAATACCAGTTGCCGTCCTTCGTTCCCCAAAACAATAATCTAAAAACTTTACGCGATCGCCAACCTCAAACTTTCGTTCGATCGGCGAAGTTGGAAAAACAAACCCTAAATCAGCAGAAACTCTTGTTCCTGTGAAATCTTGCTTTAC
It encodes:
- a CDS encoding DNA adenine methylase; translation: MRSPILETTPPRPFLKWAGGKGQLIAKYLPYQPQKFQTYYEPFLGGGAVFFHLLPKRAVLSDINPELINVYHCVREQVELLIEHLSIHQQKHSRDYFHQVRAKPGTTDLERAARFVYLNRVCFNGLWRENSKGEFNTSFGRYKNPLICNAELLRSVSAALQPVVLKAQPFESVLDAADNDFVYLDPPYHPLNPTSSFTSYSRNGFTEHDQIRLRELFVNLAERGVQVTLSNSDCPFIRELYSDFRVYTVPARRAINSKANNRGEVNEVLIVS